A part of Liolophura sinensis isolate JHLJ2023 chromosome 1, CUHK_Ljap_v2, whole genome shotgun sequence genomic DNA contains:
- the LOC135465310 gene encoding uncharacterized protein LOC135465310, producing the protein MTTRLRDFAAMSVVQFLGMSRDAVEHLSSDLEKDISVHSALRQVNQYQLIEDPLSQTFLAEHEFFFGDTADTLSTKYLYDGYFEIDTSPASDKIPVLGYTKMLDMIVQNSPTEASLHILLDQEVTGVDVQEDKRVVIKCRNGQTYQAGAVIVTLPLGVLKANDVKFTPGLSPKMKGAIKRVGIGTVNKLVVEFNQRVWPNKTQQITVAMRDSADQGKFSILTSFQAIVKKPVIVTYAVSQIGKQSETLSDAELKDIALSRPNTSFGTALDNVTVVNISGTKWKSDRFSRGSYSFPALVVTETSTRQCTPFPML; encoded by the exons ATGACAACACGTTTGCGAGATTTTGCGGCCATGTCTGTGGTCCAGTTCTTGGGGATGTCTCGTGATG CTGTGGAGCATCTCTCATCAGACTTGGAAAAAGACATATCCGTACACTCGGCTTTGAGACAAGTCAATCAGTATCAGCTGATTGAGGATCCTCTCTCACAAACATTTCTGGCTGAGCACGAGTTCTTCTTCGGAGATACCGCAGATACCCTGAGCACAAAATATCTGTATGATGGATACTTTGAGATTGATACTTCACCGGCTTCTGACAAAATACCAGTGCTTGGATACACTAAGATGTTAGATAT GATCGTACAGAACTCTCCGACGGAAGCTTCACTACATATCCTCCTGGACCAGGAAGTCACGGGTGTGGATGTTCAAGAAGACAAGCGCGTGGTCATCAAATGTAGGAATGGTCAGACTTACCAGGCGGGTGCTGTTATCGTGACGTTACCACTGGGGGTTTTGAAAGCGAATGACGTCAAATTCACGCCAGGTTTATCCCCGAAAATGAAGGGGGCAATAAAGAGAGTTG GAATTGGCACGGTAAACAAGCTTGTGGTAGAATTTAACCAACGAGTCTGGCCCAACAAAACACAGCAGATAACTGTGGCGATGCGAGATAGTGCTGATCAAGGCAAGTTTTCCATTCTGACGAGTTTCCAGGCCATTGTGAAAAAGCCTGTAATAGTGACTTATGCTGTCAGCCAGATTGGAAAACAGAGCGAGACGCTAAGTGATGCCGAGCTTAAAGACATAG CTCTAAGTCGCCCAAACACATCATTTGGCACGGCCCTAGACAATGTAACTGTTGTGAATATTTCTGGCACGAAATGGAAGAGTGACCGGTTCTCCAGAGGGTCGTATTCATTCCCAGCTTTAG tTGTTACAGAGACTAGCACACGCCAGTGTACACCATTCCCCATGCTGTGA
- the LOC135465326 gene encoding uncharacterized protein LOC135465326 — MGASFIHGPDVNNPVVKLNHQFNLPIADTDYTGWLAVRENDSVPYNETSVEAAAVKMNTAFKAVEHLSSDLEKDISVHSALRQVNQYQLIEDPLSQTFLAEHEFFFGDTVDTLSTKYLYDGYLESLLGNRRAISVLKDRPELSDGSSSTYPPGPGSHGVDVQEDKRVVIKCRNGQNYEADAVIVTLPLGVLKTNDVKFTPGLSTKKKGAIKRVGFGTVNKLVLEFNQQFWPNDTHHITVAKRDNAERGKFSILSSFQPIVHKPVIVTYAVSQIGEESETLSDAELKDIALSRLRTAFGTSIDNATIVNLSRTNWKNDRFSRGSYSFPALGIKAGDWEALGEAEPPLFFAGEHTQAKQYGTVLSAIETGRRAAAAVETYLKSDIAASVNVSYILIPAVNQDGRFGLGLI; from the exons ATGGGCGCCAGTTTCATCCATGGCCCAGACGTTAACAACCCTGTTGTGAAACTGAACCACCAGTTCAACCTGCCCATAGCTGACACGGACTATACGGGGTGGCTTGCCGTCAGAGAAAATGATTCTGTACCTTACAATGAAACCAGTGTAGAGGCAGCtgctgttaaaatgaacacG GCTTTCAAAGCTGTGGAGCATCTCTCATCAGACTTGGAAAAAGACATATCCGTACACTCGGCTTTGAGACAAGTCAATCAGTATCAGCTGATTGAGGATCCTCTCTCACAAACATTTCTGGCTGAGCATGAGTTCTTCTTCGGAGATACCGTAGATACCCTGAGCACAAAATATCTGTATGACGGATACTTGGAG AGCTTACTCGGAAATCGTCGTGCCATTTCCGTGTTGAAGGATCGTCCAGAACTCTCCGACGGAAGCTCCTCTACATATCCTCCTGGACCAGGAAGTCACGGTGTGGATGTTCAAGAAGACAAGCGCGTGGTCATCAAATGTAGGAACGGCCAGAATTACGAGGCGGATGCTGTTATCGTGACGTTACCACTGGGGGTTTTGAAAACGAATGACGTCAAATTCACGCCAGGTTTATCCACCAAAAAGAAGGGGGCAATAAAGAGAGTTG GATTTGGCACTGTAAATAAGCTTGTGTTAGAGTTCAATCAACAGTTTTGGCCGAATGACACACATCACATAACTGTGGCGAAGCGAGATAATGCTGAGCGAGGGAAGTTTTCCATTTTGTCGAGTTTCCAACCAATTGTGCACAAGCCCGTGATAGTGACTTATGCTGTCAGCCAGATTGGAGAAGAGAGCGAGACGCTGAGTGATGCCGAGCTTAAAGACATAG CTCTGAGTCGTCTGCGCACGGCTTTTGGTACGTCCATAGACAATGCAACAATTGTCAATCTATCTCGAACGAACTGGAAGAATGACCGGTTTTCCAGAGGCTCGTATTCATTCCCAGCTTTAG GAATAAAGGCGGGAGACTGGGAAGCTCTCGGAGAGGCTGAACCACCGCTGTTCTTTGCTGGTGAACACACGCAAGCCAAGCAATATGGAACCGTCTTGTCTGCCATAGAGACCGGAAGGAGAGCGGCAGCAGCAGTGGAAACTTACTTAAAATCAGACATTGCCGCGTCAGTGAACGTGTCAT acattcttatacctgccgtcaaccaagatggacgtttcGGGCTGGGACTGatataa